The following are from one region of the Streptomyces changanensis genome:
- a CDS encoding ATP-binding SpoIIE family protein phosphatase: MTEQPTSHEGRQPFAARPQERTRPRQEAPEPGGTSPAPAHGRPRPGAPVPPGSGRRTPASGGGAEAEAARQAARSGEAAAAARQAAATPAGKRAAAAPGDARTRAAASAAPPGEGPDGGAGGPRDLPDAAALPRPTSVSGAATPAHGTLPGQSGGTPGGPQEPVGTARREGDRLRFVGAATRRIARGIDLDEIVLGLCRATVPTFADAILVYLRDPLPVGDERPVDPFVLRLRRADRLRLTGDDTLDLSLLPAGPVVAPDTEQTPAAELCEVRPGGPLAEVLRGVRPVFGDSAAARAALPELVGDGRSLPSGHRAILAPLRGRRRVIGAAVFLRRPDRAAFEPNDLLVAAQLATHTALGIDKAVLYGREAYIADELQRTMLPENLPQPTGVRLASRYLPAAETARVGGDWYDAIPLPGSRVALVVGDVMGHSMTSAAIMGQLRTTAQTLAGLDLPPQEVLHHLDEQAQRLGENRMATCLYAVYDPVAHRITIANAGHPPPILLHLGGRAEVLRVPPGAPIGVGGVDFEAVELDAPAGATLLLYTDGLVESRLRDVWTGIEQLRERLAATAQLTGPDHSPPLEALCDDVLDMLGPGDRDDDIALLAARFDGITPSDVAYWFLEPEDAAPGRARRLARKALARWDLEELTDSVELLVSEVVTNAVRYASRPVTLRLLRTEVLRCEVGDDSPQLPRQRRARDTDEGGRGLFLVNRLARRWGATRLSTGKVVWFELPTPG, from the coding sequence GTGACGGAGCAGCCCACGTCCCACGAAGGCCGGCAGCCGTTCGCTGCCCGGCCGCAGGAACGCACCCGGCCCCGGCAGGAGGCCCCCGAGCCGGGCGGCACCTCCCCCGCGCCCGCGCACGGCCGGCCGCGTCCCGGCGCCCCGGTGCCGCCCGGGTCCGGCCGCCGCACGCCCGCGTCGGGCGGCGGCGCGGAGGCGGAGGCGGCCCGGCAGGCGGCCCGGTCGGGCGAGGCGGCCGCCGCCGCCCGGCAGGCGGCCGCGACCCCCGCCGGCAAGCGCGCCGCGGCCGCCCCCGGAGACGCCCGGACGCGCGCCGCCGCGAGCGCGGCCCCGCCCGGCGAAGGCCCGGACGGCGGCGCCGGCGGGCCCCGCGACCTGCCGGACGCCGCCGCCCTGCCGCGCCCCACCAGCGTGTCCGGCGCCGCCACCCCGGCGCACGGCACCCTCCCCGGCCAGTCCGGCGGCACCCCCGGCGGGCCGCAGGAGCCGGTGGGCACCGCGCGGCGCGAGGGCGACCGGCTGCGGTTCGTCGGCGCGGCGACGCGCCGCATCGCGCGCGGCATCGACCTGGACGAGATCGTGCTGGGGCTGTGCCGGGCGACCGTGCCGACCTTCGCCGACGCGATCCTCGTCTACCTGCGCGACCCGCTGCCCGTGGGCGACGAGCGGCCGGTGGACCCGTTCGTCCTCCGGCTGCGCCGCGCCGACCGGCTGCGTCTGACGGGGGACGACACCCTGGACCTGAGCCTCCTCCCGGCCGGCCCCGTCGTCGCGCCCGACACCGAGCAGACCCCGGCCGCCGAGCTGTGCGAGGTCCGCCCCGGCGGCCCGCTGGCGGAGGTGCTGCGCGGGGTCAGGCCGGTGTTCGGCGACTCCGCGGCGGCCCGGGCCGCGCTGCCGGAGCTGGTCGGCGACGGCCGCTCCCTGCCGTCCGGGCACCGCGCGATCCTCGCGCCGCTGCGGGGCCGCCGGCGCGTCATCGGCGCCGCCGTCTTCCTGCGCCGCCCCGACCGCGCGGCCTTCGAGCCGAACGACCTGCTCGTCGCGGCGCAGCTGGCGACGCACACGGCGCTCGGCATCGACAAGGCGGTGCTGTACGGCCGGGAGGCGTACATCGCGGACGAGCTCCAGCGCACCATGCTCCCGGAGAACCTGCCGCAGCCGACCGGCGTGCGCCTGGCGTCCCGCTACCTCCCGGCCGCCGAGACGGCCCGGGTCGGCGGCGACTGGTACGACGCGATCCCGCTGCCCGGCAGCCGCGTCGCCCTCGTCGTGGGCGACGTCATGGGCCACTCCATGACCTCGGCGGCGATCATGGGCCAGCTGCGGACGACGGCGCAGACCCTCGCCGGGCTCGACCTGCCGCCGCAGGAGGTGTTGCACCACCTCGACGAACAGGCCCAGCGGCTGGGCGAGAACCGCATGGCGACCTGCCTCTACGCGGTGTACGACCCGGTCGCGCACCGCATCACCATCGCCAACGCCGGCCACCCGCCGCCCATACTGCTCCACCTGGGCGGCCGGGCGGAGGTGCTGCGCGTCCCGCCGGGCGCGCCGATCGGCGTGGGCGGCGTCGACTTCGAGGCCGTCGAACTGGACGCCCCGGCGGGCGCGACGCTGCTGCTGTACACCGACGGCCTCGTCGAGTCGCGGCTGCGGGACGTGTGGACCGGGATAGAGCAGCTGCGCGAGCGGCTGGCGGCGACGGCCCAGCTGACGGGCCCGGACCACTCGCCGCCGCTGGAGGCGCTCTGCGACGACGTGCTCGACATGCTCGGGCCGGGCGACCGGGACGACGACATCGCGCTGCTCGCCGCCCGGTTCGACGGAATCACGCCGAGCGACGTCGCGTACTGGTTCCTGGAGCCGGAGGACGCCGCTCCGGGCCGGGCCCGCCGGCTGGCCCGCAAGGCGCTGGCCCGCTGGGACCTGGAGGAACTGACGGACTCGGTGGAGCTGCTGGTCAGCGAGGTGGTGACCAACGCCGTGCGGTACGCGTCCCGGCCGGTCACCCTGCGGCTGCTGCGCACCGAGGTGCTGCGCTGCGAGGTCGGCGACGACTCGCCGCAGCTGCCCCGACAGCGCCGGGCGCGCGACACCGACGAGGGCGGGCGGGGCCTGTTCCTGGTCAACCGGCTGGCCCGCCGCTGGGGCGCGACGCGCCTGTCGACCGGCAAGGTGGTGTGGTTCGAATTGCCGACGCCGGGGTGA